A window of the Butyricimonas faecalis genome harbors these coding sequences:
- a CDS encoding TlpA family protein disulfide reductase, giving the protein MKIKLVFCWMIAVILPLSSFAQGVDFKELTMQEALALAGKEKKMIFIDFYTTWCGPCKMMSSEVFTQEQVGTYFNRVFVNMKVDAEKGEGVELAKKYQVRAYPTFVVLRADGTEVYRTSGARPAEEFVDKIRKGIDPKWSPEGLNRRYKKGERTPELVNEYALLQMETGNIELGNQVIREYFDKLSAKKRVKPENFFLYTRYTLNYGDPKADYMFAHKDRFVKENGREKVESLLYNWLRQQIMLFVSARVVSNTEVNEEKWIRLKEKIHDAALANGEVLTALEGIAEVRLKNSMKDYLDICREKFPQLEDRDRFSILVGFGVLKEQNEEIRQAAADLLRDNLNVAEGFNKRVLYSIMLDLEGKKEFRLRAAIDAAEKGKVIVTYSSKGKFMQEEHEFDNYMLDISMAGKDTVSAGIRFLCDELAMPTAEGTKQNPHFSFMIVPGEFAVLKLDLEKGKVPVVKWEKGGPVSRDFVRLNYDLLTPEEKAYNQLMIDNVIQGGDIRNYPEEFQRSFDANKRKTMEFIRNNPDSYIAVMKLAEHYIWFDENETEDIYSRFPANLKGNSYGRIIAQRLKRSQDFRIGMPAKNFEKKDMNGETVSLEKLRGKYVLLDFWGSWCAPCRASHPHLKELYEKYKKQVVFINVAQENVKDQNEARKLWKTAVKEDGLTWTQILNNEGRETCDMIRLFNIYSFPTKVLIDPNGIVVARMVGGLVDAGEVLEKLID; this is encoded by the coding sequence ATGAAGATAAAATTAGTTTTTTGTTGGATGATAGCGGTAATTTTGCCGCTGTCATCTTTTGCCCAAGGGGTAGATTTTAAGGAGTTGACAATGCAGGAGGCTTTGGCTCTTGCGGGGAAAGAGAAAAAGATGATATTTATTGACTTCTACACGACGTGGTGCGGACCGTGTAAGATGATGTCTTCCGAGGTGTTTACACAAGAGCAGGTGGGGACCTATTTTAACCGGGTGTTCGTGAATATGAAAGTGGATGCAGAGAAAGGGGAAGGAGTGGAGTTGGCAAAGAAATATCAGGTGAGGGCTTACCCGACGTTTGTGGTTTTGAGAGCGGATGGGACGGAGGTTTATCGAACATCCGGGGCTCGTCCGGCGGAGGAATTTGTTGATAAGATTCGTAAAGGGATTGATCCCAAGTGGTCACCTGAAGGGTTGAACCGTCGTTATAAAAAAGGAGAACGGACCCCGGAACTGGTGAACGAGTATGCCTTGTTGCAGATGGAAACAGGGAATATTGAGCTGGGAAATCAAGTGATACGGGAGTATTTTGATAAGTTGTCTGCCAAGAAAAGGGTGAAGCCGGAGAATTTTTTCCTTTATACTCGTTATACCTTGAATTACGGGGATCCGAAAGCGGATTACATGTTTGCCCATAAAGATCGTTTTGTAAAGGAGAATGGACGGGAGAAAGTGGAGAGTTTGTTGTATAACTGGTTACGGCAGCAGATTATGCTTTTTGTTTCGGCTCGGGTAGTTTCAAACACGGAAGTAAACGAGGAGAAATGGATACGGTTGAAAGAGAAGATTCATGATGCGGCTTTGGCGAACGGGGAGGTGCTGACAGCACTGGAAGGGATTGCCGAGGTACGGTTGAAAAATAGCATGAAAGATTATTTGGATATCTGTCGGGAGAAGTTTCCACAACTGGAAGACCGGGATCGTTTCTCGATACTGGTCGGGTTTGGTGTTTTGAAGGAGCAGAATGAAGAAATTCGACAGGCTGCGGCGGATTTGTTAAGGGATAATCTAAACGTGGCGGAAGGATTCAATAAACGGGTTCTTTACTCGATCATGCTGGATTTGGAGGGAAAGAAGGAGTTCCGTTTACGAGCCGCGATTGATGCCGCGGAAAAGGGGAAAGTGATTGTCACCTATTCTTCTAAGGGGAAATTTATGCAGGAAGAGCACGAGTTTGATAACTATATGCTGGATATCAGTATGGCGGGAAAAGATACTGTATCCGCGGGGATAAGATTTTTGTGTGATGAGTTGGCGATGCCGACTGCTGAGGGAACCAAGCAGAATCCGCATTTTAGTTTTATGATTGTGCCGGGAGAATTTGCCGTGTTAAAACTTGATTTGGAAAAGGGAAAAGTGCCCGTGGTGAAGTGGGAGAAGGGAGGACCTGTTTCCCGTGATTTCGTGCGGCTAAATTACGATTTGCTGACCCCGGAGGAAAAGGCCTATAACCAGTTAATGATTGATAATGTCATTCAAGGGGGAGATATTCGGAATTATCCCGAGGAGTTTCAGCGGTCATTTGATGCAAATAAGCGTAAAACGATGGAGTTTATACGGAATAATCCGGATAGTTATATCGCGGTTATGAAGTTAGCCGAACATTATATTTGGTTTGATGAGAATGAAACAGAGGATATTTACAGTCGTTTCCCCGCGAATTTGAAGGGAAATTCTTATGGCCGTATTATTGCACAACGTTTGAAAAGAAGTCAGGATTTTAGGATAGGTATGCCTGCCAAGAATTTCGAGAAGAAAGATATGAACGGGGAAACGGTGTCTCTTGAGAAGCTACGTGGAAAATACGTGTTGTTGGATTTTTGGGGAAGCTGGTGCGCTCCTTGTCGGGCATCGCATCCTCATTTGAAGGAGTTGTATGAAAAGTACAAGAAACAAGTTGTTTTTATTAACGTGGCCCAAGAGAACGTGAAAGATCAGAACGAAGCCCGGAAGCTTTGGAAAACGGCAGTGAAAGAAGACGGGTTGACATGGACTCAAATATTGAATAACGAGGGACGGGAAACGTGCGATATGATCCGTCTGTTTAATATTTATTCTTTCCCGACCAAGGTGTTGATTGATCCGAACGGGATTGTGGTTGCAAGGATGGTGGGAGGATTGGTTGATGCGGGGGAGGTGTTAGAGAAATTGATTGACTAA
- a CDS encoding 2-oxoacid:acceptor oxidoreductase family protein, giving the protein MTEEIIIAGFGGQGVLSMGKILAYSGIMQDQEVAWMPSYGPEMRGGTANVTVILSDERISSPILTKYDTAIVLNQQSMDKFESMVKPGGTLIYDPNGITHEPTRRDINIYKIEGTAIAAEQGNPKVFNMIVLGGFLKVKPIVKLDNVEKGLQKSLPPRHHKMIPMNIEAIQTGMNSVEVVNQL; this is encoded by the coding sequence ATGACAGAAGAAATCATTATAGCAGGATTCGGTGGACAAGGAGTTCTTTCCATGGGAAAGATTCTTGCTTACTCCGGAATTATGCAAGATCAGGAAGTTGCTTGGATGCCTTCTTACGGTCCTGAAATGCGCGGTGGTACCGCCAACGTGACCGTTATCTTGAGCGACGAGCGCATCAGCTCCCCGATCTTAACGAAATACGATACCGCTATCGTTCTGAACCAACAATCCATGGATAAGTTCGAAAGCATGGTAAAACCGGGAGGTACCTTGATCTATGACCCGAACGGTATCACTCACGAACCGACGAGAAGAGATATCAATATCTACAAGATCGAAGGAACAGCCATTGCCGCAGAGCAAGGAAACCCGAAAGTATTCAACATGATCGTTCTTGGTGGATTCTTGAAGGTAAAACCGATCGTAAAACTTGACAACGTGGAAAAAGGTTTGCAAAAATCTTTACCCCCTCGTCACCACAAGATGATCCCGATGAACATCGAGGCCATCCAAACCGGTATGAACAGCGTTGAAGTTGTTAACCAACTATAA
- a CDS encoding PLD nuclease N-terminal domain-containing protein: MYVLLILIIVDILGLFSVLKRNDLDPMYKIVFTLCIILLPIVGIIIYYLFSSRRKRKKFDISKRWGRSSKR; the protein is encoded by the coding sequence ATGTATGTCCTGTTAATTTTGATCATTGTTGATATTTTAGGTCTATTTTCAGTTTTAAAAAGAAATGATTTAGACCCGATGTATAAAATTGTTTTCACGTTATGTATCATTTTGTTACCCATTGTAGGTATCATCATTTATTATTTATTTTCATCAAGAAGGAAGAGAAAGAAATTTGATATTTCGAAACGTTGGGGGAGGAGTTCTAAAAGGTGA
- a CDS encoding SDR family oxidoreductase: MTNKKEVVVLFGTGSIGLAIIRRVSAGKHIILADYNLKNAEIASQMLSDAGFESSIIKADLGSKEDILAVVAEAVKWGEVKYVVNAAGVSPSQAPVHEILRVDMYGTSVLLEEFGKVIAEGGSAVIISSQSGHRLPALPQEQNDALAMSKPEDLLNLDFVTAITDTLKAYQYSKRCNVLKVAYEATRWGKRGATVNSISPGIIITPLANAELQGPRKEGYLKMIQASPAGRAGTPDEVGDLAEFLMSSRGRFISGADILIDGGTTASYWYGDLQYLKATH; the protein is encoded by the coding sequence ATGACAAACAAAAAAGAAGTAGTCGTACTTTTCGGGACAGGAAGTATTGGACTTGCAATTATTCGCCGTGTATCTGCAGGTAAACATATCATTTTAGCTGATTATAACTTAAAAAATGCTGAAATTGCATCCCAAATGCTAAGTGATGCAGGCTTCGAGAGTAGCATCATCAAGGCTGACTTAGGTAGCAAGGAAGACATATTGGCTGTAGTCGCAGAAGCAGTAAAATGGGGGGAAGTAAAGTATGTCGTTAATGCTGCAGGAGTTAGTCCTTCGCAAGCACCTGTACACGAAATACTTCGCGTGGATATGTACGGGACAAGTGTCCTTTTGGAAGAATTTGGCAAAGTGATCGCGGAAGGAGGTAGTGCCGTAATCATCTCTTCACAAAGTGGCCATCGTCTGCCGGCTCTTCCACAAGAACAAAATGATGCCTTAGCAATGAGTAAACCGGAAGACCTTTTAAATCTAGACTTCGTAACAGCAATCACCGATACACTTAAGGCTTACCAATATTCCAAACGATGCAATGTATTGAAGGTGGCATACGAAGCCACTCGATGGGGTAAACGTGGAGCTACTGTCAATTCCATATCACCCGGCATCATCATCACGCCACTAGCAAATGCCGAATTACAAGGACCTCGCAAAGAGGGCTATCTGAAGATGATTCAAGCTTCACCAGCCGGACGAGCCGGAACTCCCGATGAAGTGGGTGATTTGGCAGAATTCTTAATGTCAAGTCGGGGACGATTCATTTCTGGTGCAGACATCCTCATTGATGGAGGAACAACTGCAAGTTACTGGTATGGAGACCTACAATATTTGAAAGCAACACATTAA
- a CDS encoding thiamine pyrophosphate-dependent enzyme — protein sequence MSVELKDIIKEENIVYKKTPVLTDNVMHYCPGCSHGVVHKIIAEVIEEMGIQDKTIGVSPVGCSVLAYNYLDIDWAEAAHGRAPAVATGISRVHPDRYVFTYQGDGDLASIGCGEIMHACNRGENIVVIFINNAIYGMTGGQMAPTTLLGQVTATTPYGRDAKLNGFPMKLTELLAQLDGTCYVTRQSVHTPANVRKAKAAIRKAFENTRKDKGTSFVEIVSTCNSGWKVTPVEANKWMVENMFPKYPLGDIKDI from the coding sequence ATGTCAGTAGAATTAAAAGATATAATAAAAGAGGAGAATATTGTTTACAAGAAAACTCCCGTGCTTACCGATAACGTGATGCACTACTGTCCGGGATGTTCCCATGGCGTGGTTCACAAAATTATCGCGGAAGTGATTGAAGAAATGGGTATCCAGGACAAAACCATCGGTGTATCTCCGGTAGGATGTTCTGTACTTGCCTACAACTATTTGGATATTGATTGGGCAGAAGCAGCACACGGACGTGCCCCGGCCGTTGCAACCGGTATCAGCCGTGTTCACCCCGATCGTTACGTGTTCACTTATCAAGGTGATGGTGACTTGGCATCTATCGGATGCGGGGAAATCATGCACGCTTGTAACCGTGGTGAAAACATCGTGGTAATCTTTATCAACAACGCGATCTACGGTATGACCGGAGGACAGATGGCACCCACCACCCTTTTGGGACAGGTAACCGCTACCACTCCTTACGGACGTGACGCCAAATTGAACGGATTCCCGATGAAATTAACCGAATTACTTGCCCAACTGGATGGAACTTGCTACGTAACCCGTCAGTCAGTTCACACCCCGGCTAACGTGCGTAAAGCAAAAGCCGCTATCCGCAAGGCATTCGAGAACACCCGGAAAGACAAGGGTACTTCTTTCGTGGAAATCGTTAGTACATGTAACTCCGGTTGGAAAGTAACCCCGGTAGAAGCCAACAAATGGATGGTGGAAAACATGTTCCCGAAATACCCGTTAGGAGACATCAAAGACATTTAA